A region of Papilio machaon chromosome 14, ilPapMach1.1, whole genome shotgun sequence DNA encodes the following proteins:
- the LOC106719945 gene encoding uncharacterized protein LOC106719945 produces MDLKQLLIVVAFATLVRSIETDDIEHKKRGAGKTTGVNTIPTGIQKPDYTYTIYNQNPNTQSSSSSQSYHSQVPNSFYPNQANSQYYSSVTSNEGTHSHQANAPQQGSAQFVPLNFIPNPGYQAKYQIVPTKSANGIQLALVQSSSGYSPQNLHVSQPAHNNQLVSSVFPNVHLNFPNYQPLSLGSPYLSQTPTILLPQLNHPFYNNFLYSSPGHNIYYPTNAQPKYSYTQNSPTSNSNDYEKLQGSISQSNSKESNDITAQNSEAIHGDSISGYKNAYTSGRSQTYTKLT; encoded by the exons ATGGACTTAAAACAGCTTTTG ATCGTCGTTGCTTTCGCTACACTGGTTCGTAGCATTGAAACTGACGACATTGAACATAAGAAAAGAGGCGCTGGGAAGACGACCGGAGTGAACACCATACCCACTGGAATACAGAAGCCGGATTATacttatactatttataatcaaaaccCTAATACGCAAAGCAGTTCATCGAGTCAAAGTTACCATTCTCAAGTACCTAACTCTTTCTATCCAAACCAAGCCAATAGCCAGTATTATTCTTCCGTTACCTCCAACGAAGGGACTCATTCACATCAAGCAAATGCACCACAACAAGGTTCAGCACAATTTGTCCCTTTGAACTTCATTCCAAATCCAGGTTACCAAGCTAAATATCAAATTGTACCTACCAAGTCAGCTAACGGTATTCAATTAGCCCTTGTCCAATCGTCTTCAGGTTATTCTccacaaaatttacatgtatCCCAACCAGCACACAACAATCAATTAGTTAGTTCAGTTTTCCCGAACGTTCATTTAAACTTCCCCAATTATCAGCCATTGTCGTTAGGATCGCCTTATCTATCTCAAACGCCTACAATTCTTCTTCCGCAATTAAACCATccgttttataataacttcCTTTATTCTAGTCCAggtcataatatttattatccaaCGAATGCCCAACCTAAATACAGTTATACTCAAAATTCCCCGACAAGCAATTCAAATGACTATGAAAAGTTACAAGGATCTATTTCACAAAGTAACTCCAAAGAAAGTAACGATATAACCGCACAAAACAGCGAAGCGATACATGGTGATTCTATATCCGGTTATAAAAATGCGTACACATCAGGTCGTAGTCAAACGTATACCAAAttgacataa
- the LOC106719905 gene encoding pro-resilin, whose product MKFTVVFTTLLCLSTSFAIKTKVEEPKDKRETLTGYPGAGHSSHSYQAPSFGQGSEEASAISVGAGYSIGGAKPSYSFGAPGSGYQLSAESHQSSGHSPIQLAPITLQSSHGSLVGNDLSQLMSQISHGLNSGAITLQGQGGGYQLGNLGAHGGQELSLPQYSFGSPKLQQQFAAFEQSQAVPSYAAGTKGLSSYSSTGPVLFTPAESHGNQAALTYGAPSSGHSFGDSGSLSLGNAGHSLSGYSLGNQGQALSGQYASLGGGYGASGNSFKPSAFLGSSVQSDSGHSLSSLSGSYGAPSFGGSHGASSSHGAFLLGSGGHGASFGGSLGNLGGSSSKFIAPTYLPSKSEGFGSLESIAAFSSGGHLESPRASTYNIPSGSFSHQATSSNSPQYYVSSSKHSLPSGSFSSGPSYRGVTSGHSSLNSYSSGPKYNFGGSSSRYGSPKDSHGAYSETSYNTIKYSEELKPRIH is encoded by the exons atgaaattcacG GTCGTATTCACCACACTTCTGTGTCTGTCAACATCGTTTGCTATAAAGACAAAAGTAGAAGAACCCAAGGATAAAAGAGAAACTTTAACTGGCTACCCTGGGGCTGGTCATTCTTCGCACAGCTATCAAGCTCCCTCGTTCGGTCAAGGAAGCGAGGAAGCGAGCGCTATCAGCGTCGGCGCCGGCTACAGCATTGGTGGAGCCAAACCTAGTTACAGCTTCGGCGCACCAGGATCTGGATACCAACTGTCGGCGGAAAGCCACCAGTCAAGTGGTCACAGTCCTATCCAACTTGCTCCTATTACCCTCCAATCAAGCCATGGATCTTTAGTCGGCAATGATCTCTCTCAACTGATGAGTCAAATTTCTCACGGTCTTAATTCAGGAGCGATTACATTACAAGGACAAGGAGGAGGTTATCAGTTAGGTAATTTAGGTGCGCATGGAGGCCAGGAACTCTCGTTACCTCAGTACTCTTTCGGATCTCCAAAGTTACAACAACAATTTGCTGCGTTTGAACAATCCCAAGCTGTGCCGTCATATGCTGCTGGCACTAAGGGCCTCAGTTCTTATAGCTCAACCGGTCCCGTATTGTTTACTCCGGCCGAGTCTCACGGTAACCAAGCTGCTTTAACTTACGGTGCTCCCAGTTCAGGTCATTCTTTTGGTGATTCTGGATCCCTATCTTTAGGCAATGCTGGCCATTCACTGTCAGGATACTCATTGGGTAATCAAGGACAGGCGTTAAGTGGACAATACGCTAGCTTAGGTGGCGGATACGGTGCTTCAGGTAACTCATTTAAGCCTTCTGCATTCTTAGGTTCTTCTGTACAGAGTGACTCTGGACATTCTCTATCAAGCCTTTCTGGATCATACGGCGCACCTTCATTCGGTGGCTCACACGGAGCATCTAGCTCACACGGTGCTTTCTTGCTTGGTTCGGGAGGTCATGGCGCTAGCTTTGGTGGATCTTTGGGCAATCTTGGTGGCAGCTCATCGAAATTCATCGCACCTACGTATTTGCCGTCCAAGTCTGAAGGGTTTGGTTCATTAGAATCGATTGCCGCCTTCTCTTCAGGTGGACATTTGGAATCTCCTCGCGCTTCGACATACAATATCCCATCTGGTTCTTTCTCGCATCAGGCGACATCATCTAACAGTCCGCAATATTACGTGTCATCATCAAAACATTCCTTGCCCAGCGGCAGTTTCAGTAGCGGTCCTTCATACCGAGGAGTCACTTCTGGACACAGTTCACTGAACTCCTATTCCTCTGGACCTAAATACAACTTCGGAGGCTCAAGCTCTCGTTACGGATCGCCCAAAGATAGCCATGGTGCTTACAGTGAAACCTCGTACAACACAATTAAGTATAGCGAAGAACTTAAGCCCCGTATTCACtaa